Genomic DNA from Lactuca sativa cultivar Salinas chromosome 8, Lsat_Salinas_v11, whole genome shotgun sequence:
ACGTAATCTGAGTGTTGATGCTGTTAAAATATCGATGCTTCCATCTTCAAAAGTTACATATATCGATTGACTATCGCATGAGTAGGTAGCATGTGTGATTGCACCACTTGCCTCACGTGGACCCCACTATATTTGTAAGAAAAAAAAGACAATGTAATTCAAGTTCAATCATTGGAAGAAATGTAAGTAGATTGGTAGGTATTATTATGAGTAAAAACACCTGCTTTAGGCAATCTAGTTTAGGTGCTTCGAAAATGGCAATTTGGGATTCATGAACAACTAGCAAGTGAGTTTGATCTTGGTGGAACTGGACATGTGTATCAGCATGGGCAGCAGGGACACGTCCTCCTGGAATTTgtaattgtttgattgtttgcttCTCCCATCCGTCCGTGCTCCACACACACAACTACAAAAATATAAATGcaacattataattttttttttttgtaaattcataAACATTTATAAAGCCTCCAGTTTCACATACCTGAGAATCAGCACCAGAAGATACCAACACATTAAGGACATTAGAGAAGGCCAGGCCTGTTATTCGTTTATGATGGCCTTTAAGTTTGGTTTTCACCtgctcaaataaacaattaaaaaaaaaaaagaattaaacgtCACTTCGATTAGAAACAGACCCTACACAAGATTTAGGTttcaataaaaaaactaaaaaacgaCCTCATCCACTCGGACATTGTATATTTGGATTGAAGAGTCCTCCATGCCTATGGCAATAATATTGTTATCTTGTGGATGGAAAGCCAGAAAGGTTGCTGCAGGTGGAGGGGGCATGAATGTAGTCATTGTCTGCATTTTACCAGATGTGTCAGAgattaaaatacaaaaaagaagcTGAATGTACCTTTCATTAATTATATCaatttaccaattaaataatgatcataaaaatataatagcTAATATTCAAAGTATGCTGCGCTTTTCTGCAATTTAACCTTTTTCAGAACTGGGTAaccaatatttttttaaactgTTAAAAAAGTACCCTAAAGCAAATGGTTTTGTAGgtgtccaaaaaaaaaaaaaaaaaacagtaaagTGGGTAACCTTTTTCAGAACTGAGTAACAAATATGTTTTCAGAACGTTGTGCATTGTGTTTTCTGTATTTTAACCTTTTTCAATACCGAGGAAAAATATATAATGGTTTAATCAGTAAAGTGGCTACATCGATAAAATGGTGGAAGCATGTTGTGTTTTTCTGTATATGATATAAAATAAACAGCTTTTGTAGGTGTTGAGTTGTTACCTTGAAGGTCATCATATTGAACAAAGAAATCTTTCCACCAGAAGCAGACATAACATAGGAGTCGTTCTTTGATAATGCAAAGCATGCGGTGGCATCTTCAGGGTTTGTTTCACTGATATCATTTGTCATCAATATACCACTCACTGGTTGCCATAATTGAGGCAGTACACTAGCAGTTGCCTAAAACAAAACAAAGCATGTTTTTTACCAAAAAAACAGTCTTTCTTCATATACTTCATACAGCACTTATCCAGACACCAATGCAAAAAAATTCTTGAGCACAATAAATAGGTTGAGTATGTTACAAAGGGTAAATTCGTCATTTACTCTTCTTGTTCATACACAGTTAAATATAAATAGGTTAAATATGTTgaagagggtaaaatggtcatttactgtTGTTATCCAATGAAAAGAAACTTAGGAAATACCTTCCCAGTTGAATTGCGGTCATTTCTCTGCCATTTCCACAATTTATGGACAGCATTGGCTGCTAGAGCTAAGACTGCAACTCCTGAATTAGTGTAAATCAATCTTGTAACCTACAAAtgcacagagagagagagagagagagagagagagagagagagtgagagaaaaaaaaaatgaggGGAGGAGTCACTTGACTTTGATAGATTCACTGAAAGAGCAACGAACTTCTATTCATTTCTTTACTTCAAAAAATCTACCCAAATACAAACCAGTTATCACTGCTAAAAGTGGATAGATTTTTCAAATCGTAATGTCCTATTCAGAAAATAATTCAAAGTGTATttattgctataattgggtagttttttcaaagtacaatgccttaATTTTGAAATTACAAGGATGCTGTAATAATTTAAgaataaatgaaagtaggttgctatttcttgAATAACAATACCCGCATTGCAGAGGATGTATCATCTGGAAGCCTTGAGGATCGACACTGTGATGGTTCAGAGATTTCTGTCACTTTCAAATTTCTAGATTTTTCCATGGCCTCATCTCCAATTCTTTGCCTATCTACCAGATTCCGACTCTCACCACTCTATACACATCATTAAACATTTAACATCATTaacaaaaatatttatatataaaatcacAACACATAGTGAAAGCAAAAAACACTCACCATCATGACCATGGAGGGCATTGGGGGAACTCTTTCCATCATGCTTGGTCCACCGGGTGCATTAGCATTAGCACCACCAAATGTTGGCATCATTGCAGTCAGTCCCTGTAAAGAGTGTTTACTACTTTACTATATATGGCATTGTAGAACCAAGGGCAAAAAAGGAAAAGAGTAGAACTTGAATTAGAATCTGGTGTGAGAATTTTTTTACCTTCATGGAAGATGCGGATGCGACTCTGGAGGCATCAAAAGAACGATTCTCCATTGTTCTTAGTAACCTAACCCCATCTTGATTTGCTAGAATTTTGATTCCATTCTCGCTTGTTGAAACAGCTAACAGAATTCCTTCCTTGTTAAACCGTATAAAAGGAGAAGCCTGCAGGTAAAAGTTATGAGccgttattattaataataaagcACATTAAAGAAACACCATGGAATGGAATCTCCAATTCCAATTCCGGTgaatttcaaaaaacaaaaacacGGGATGATTACCGGTAAACCACCCTCGGCATCAATTGTTGTCAACAAGTTAACATTGTCCATATCCCAAAACTTAACCACACCCTCATCACCAGCAGCAATAAATCGGTTTTTTGTAGTATCAAACTGCACAAATCCCATAGCTCGTTTTCCAAGCCCATTATATGTACGTTTTACAGCACCTTCACTTTCATTCCATTCCACAATAAAAGATTCTCCTTCTTTATTTGTCCCACATGAAAATAACCTTGTCCCATCACAACTGTATCCCATTCTGGTGGATGAATGACCTGGCGCATCATAGTCTACCCTTGAACCAATATTGTCATACAGCCATGCCTTTATGTTGCCATCTGTTGCTGTTGAGAAAATAAACTGGTGCAAACAGAAAATAAGGTTAAAACTGGAAGAATTTTTGTAATAGTTGAGATGTTaaaagtttgagagaattggTTTTACCTGAATGTTTTCCTTAAAATGTGGACATACAGAATATACAGGTGCTTCATGACCCTCAAATGTATACTGTTTAGCCCCTGTTACTGCATCCCACACCTGTAAAAAAAACTTCATCTTTATAAGGAGGAAATGTAGGGAATTGAATTCCAATAGTATGTAAAAGTAATCTTAACGATACAAACCTTTATCAACCTGTCATCTCCACAAGTTACAATGCAAAGTTGCTTGTTTGGATAAGAGAAAGCAAGATCATTAACATTGCCACCATGAGCCTCAATCTGTATAACCAAATCCAATAAACTTGTGATGATGATATGAATCATAAACATCaaacatatttttaaaaaaaaaaaaaaaaaaaaaaaaaaaaaaaaaaaaaaaaactgcattatCATTTATCACCACCTAAAAAGGAAagcaaacaaaaactaaaaaaataataaatatacaaacctCCAAGTGGTTTCGTAGATCATCACCACCATGATAAGAGTATATATGTACAATATTCCTCGAGTATGCAACACCTATAAGAAATTTAATAATGATAATGTGGCTACATTAAAGCGACACACTCCTCTGATCTCCTTTAAATAACCCTTTTTGTTGTTTGAATTATAATTGCAAGATTAAAGTAGCCCTCGAAATAGAAAAATTCAAACATTTCcaaattatgaaattaaaagggttgttaatttaaaaatcaaatggCAAAAAGGGATACCTAAAGTGGAAAGGAGGGAGTGCATGATATTATGTGTTTTTTAAAAATAGTAATAACTCTTAGTTTACCAAAAAGGGTTCCATCAGGGCTCCAAGTTACACGATTGACTGATGCAGTATTCTCATTGTTCAAAGATGCCTAATACATatgcaaagtgtaaagtgtaaactAGAGTCAACAGTCAAACGTcaaacaaaaagggttttcagtATTATTTACCTGCAGGGGCATTGAACAAACACCAATATCCCAAACCTTGAAATCCTTCTGAACAAGCTTCTCCCTGCTACCTAAGTCCCATATCATAATTTCTCCAGATATTGTTCCAACTTTGTATTTGGTCAACatagaacaaaaaaaaaagtcaacatAATATAAACTACCAACAACAGAGGTTAGATTTCTTGAGTATATAAAACTAACCAAGAAGCAGAATTTGCTGAACAGGATGAAAATCCATACTCATGACCATTGACCCCTGATTTAAGTTCATCACCACAGCTTTAGGTAGATCATCAGACGAATAGGAGCTTGAGCTTTGACCATGACTTTGACCACCATAAGCAATGGGTAAGATATTTCCATGCATATGATTAACCTGTGCTAAGATCAAAGATATGTTAGCATTTACTATCCACCAACAATCAATCTTTAAGAATGTCAAATTTACATGTTCATACTTCATCAGATATGCCAAATGCTCTTGTTCTCTTGAATGCATGTTCAGAGTCAGCAGTTTGATAGTCTACAGCTGGATTGTTGGCAGGAGGAGTCCTGGGTCGCTTTAACATAGCTTCCATGTGGAACAGAAAAGGGATGCAAATAAACAACCGAATTAACAATCATGaacaaaaattacaataaatgaTCATGAGTCATGACCAAATTACATACCAGCATTATTAGGTGGAGCAAAACCAATAGGGCCTGCAGAAGCTGAAGGATGAGGCACAGCAGCTGGATTTGTCATCCAACCAGTCATGGAAGTTGCCATAGGTGGTGGTGCAGCCTGAAAAGGCTTGAAAAAAgaacaaaattgtcaaaattaagaTGTGTTACCCATGATTTTTGATTGTTTAAACCAAGTAAACATAAAAGAAAATCAGGTTTTTTTTTCACTTACACCATGAGCACCCAAAGGTGGAAACCCTGCAGGCTTTGGTACGCTGGTCATTAATGGATTGGTAACAGGGGATGGGGCTCTTGCACCATTTGGCTGTGATTGACCACAAGAATGATCAATAAAAAGAGTTTTTATATCTGGATTCGGCTTCGGGTTTTTGCATAGCTGATGTTGCCAGTTTAAACTACAACACGTGAAAAACGATTAAAACTTAAAAGCATGTACGAAAATTGAACAAGCGTAATTACGAAATTACCCCTAGTATAATATCATTATCAACAAGATACAAACCTCTGATTGATGAGTgtcctaagtcttgaattctttAAACTTGGAAAGGTTAACTTTTCACGAAAAAGAGGATTTGCTTCAATCAACTTTTTAAGCTCACCCAACATTATACCCCTCGCAGACTTTGTGTCTCCATATTTGGATAACTGTTCGTTGTCTCTGAACACGTGTTACATCAGTATTTAATGATCAACAAAATTTGGGTAAGTATAGATAATTAATGTCATAAATGAGAAACTTGTCATGACTATCTTCCCTCACCTGAAGTTCTCTAGAGTCAAAAGTTGTGTTATTTCTTTAAAAAGGTCTTCGTTAAAGGCTGAGAACACTTTCAAGTCCTTGACTAGAATTTCAACAGCTTTAGAACGATCCTTCCTGTAAATTGAAAGCACATTCATAAGTTATCACAGTCGGTCATCAATGATGGCATTAATAAAGTGCATTTAAACATACTTATCTAGAGCTTCTAGGTACTTCTGCTTTTGTATCTCAAAGAAGATCTTCATTGAGTATCTGTTATCATCAACCTTTGTAAATCCAGAGAGGTATTTTTCCACCACATCCCATTCACCATTTGTCACCATTTCCTCAAAGTAGCGCATATTGAAGAAGAATCCAGACTCGTGCTCCAATCTCCACAACAGAACCAAAATTAAATAATGTGTCATTTACGTATAAACTCAAAACAACAAAAGAAACAGACAGATACACGATTTATTAAACCCTACCTGTGAACGGTTTCTTTAAATTTCTCTTCATCTAGAAATTGAAGTATTAAAAACACAAGCTCTCTGCTGAGAGACGACATAACTTTCCCTTTTTCCCCAAAACTGCAAGCAATTAAATCAGAAATTAACAAATAAATTACTCATATTCAACAATAACAATCTCTAAATTCTCAAAAATAAATAACAACGGTTTAACATTCATTCCCAAAAAAATCCAGCTAACGAATTCAAAGCAAGAATACTGTTTCATTATGTTCACTCAACGAGAAACCTAAATTTCCAAAACATAGACGCACATATAAACGAAAAAACGCCTATACTTATCTGCATAATCGATGTATAATCATGCATAAATACAACAAAATCCATATGTATAACAAGTAAACATGTCTAATTCTATGTGGAAATCAGGAAATCAAAACATCCGTTACCTTTGaaattggatgatgagatatttCGAAAACAGATCGGAGGGTTTCAGTAATACTATTTTCTCTCTCCTCTTTCGAGAgagatttgtagagagagagaaagtggggaGTTTGAGCGAGAGAGGTGCGAATAGAAGAACCACGAGACGGTATAAATAGTAGTGAAAGTTACGAGATAATAAGGTTGGAAATCAGGGATATTATAACAGCATATGATTATCATAGGCTTTGATAAGCACAATGTCTTATCAACTGATAGGTTATTACAAGGAAAAGAACTTCAATTAGGTATGGCATTTATAGTCTGGCTAAATTTTCGGACTTTATTTTACATTTAATTGTTTTTCATTCTAATaattaacaaatatattatttaatttgttataTCTTATAAATGCACATTTATGAATTAGGTACAACATGAACAATATGCTTTAAGACTTTATTTTTTGGTCAACTCTAAATCTCTGATATATATAATCTGAATACGATCACGTATATGATATATCAAATTACATGATCTCTCAAGATTTGGGAAATTGTATAATGATGATATGAAATTAATGCTTTACACTTTCTTTAGAAGAAAACCttaaaaaatcatattattatatatgtcaattaacaactaattaaacAAACACGTATAATTAAATCGGGTAATTGAGAAGGTTATCATTTGTTGactaaaattaaagaaaaattaaatattctccACATTTTTTCCTATATAAATTTCTATCAATATGATATGATGACAAGTGTTATATTTGAataatgagaaattaaatattcttctaTTTTTATTTCTACACATCGTTATCCAATTAAATAATGACATATGTCATATTagtatattaaaatatcattaaaattCATTAAATGAGTATTGTTACACATGTTACTATTTAATTTGGTAGAATGATTTGTAGGAAcaaaaaatatgaaatatttaatttctcgaaatgttaatttatattttatagacTTGTTATCATTTCAAATGGATATGAAATAAACAAGAAGAAAgcaggaggatatttaatttatcCCAAAATTATGATTGAGCATGTAATTGTGGTTTATAGTGTTTTATACCGGATACTTAAAACCTAAGACTTAAGTTAAGGGACAAAGAGATTTATGGTTGAGAGTCTTTTCGACCAATAAAATACATTTTCtatatatagttaaatatttatattttgcaAAGTGATCATTGCATATAAGAATGTTATCAGTGTTCTTGAGTTTTAATTTTAAAGAGGGTGAGGAAGGGATGAGAGGGGGGAGAAAGGGAAGTAGATGGAAGGAGAGAAAGGAGGGGATAGATGCGTTCTCGAGTTGAAGGGGAGGGAAAAATTTACAGTTAAATGACGTTTTTACCCCTTTTTAGGGTTCATCGGTGGAAGAAGAGGAACGAGAGAAGATAATACACAGGGACAGTGTGAAGATGAAGATGTTGTGAgaatgaagatgatgaacagtgattCGTTCATCAGTGGAAGAAGAGGGAAGAAGATAAGACCGATTCATTCATCAGCTTCACCATGTTAGTTGTAGTGGGAAGGAATATGCTTTGAGAAGGAAGATGAAGAACATGACTAGGACAAAATCGGTCATTATTTGCTTTCCCTCCCAATACTCCCAAAATTAGGAAGATGATTTGGTGCGTAAAATAGCctagacccccccccccccaccccaccCCTTTCTCAAACACTTTCCTTTTTTTCCTTTTCTCCTTAAAAAAAACTAGAGATCACCATTTTCCCTCTCATTCCTCTCCTTTTCTTCCCCTTTTTCTCCAAAAAATAACTTGAGAACATAACGTATGTGTAAACATGTTTAGTTGAAATTTATTTCTGGTTTATGAATGTAGATGCACGACAAGTAGATTTGCTCTTAAAAAATTAGAGTGTTGCAAGGGTTACGTGTTCTGAAAAATTACTCGTTTATAGTGTTTTATATTGGATACTGGAAACTTAAGACTTGAGTTTAGGGATAAAAATGTATTTATGGCTTAGGGTTTTTTCAACCGATAAAATACATCTTCATTAAATATGTATATTTTGCAAGGTAATTGCCAACATATAAGAACATGTGTAGATGTGTTTAGTTAAATTTATTTCTCATCGGTGCATATAGATGTACGATAACTATATTCACTCTCTTTAAAAATGTAGATTGTTACAAGGGTTTCGTGTTCTAAAAAGTTACTCATTTATAGTGTTTTATATTGGATACCGAAAACTTAAGACTTTAATTAAGGGACAAGGAGGTATTTATGATTCAGAGTCTTTTCAACCGATAAAATAAATCttcatatttaattaaatatgtatttttccaaTGTAATCACATATACACGCATTTAGTTGAAATTTATTTTTTGTCGATGCATGTAGATGCAATAAGTACATTCGCtctctttaaaaatataaatttttgcagGGGTTTCATGTTTTAAAAAGTTACTCGTTTATTTATTAATTGAACTCCAAGTGGTTGTCTTAGTTGTCATTCTTCTCAACTTTGTGTTCAATATGGTGGGAAATGTCACATCTAGCTAGTTGTTGTAAGATGTCATTACTTTCTTTTTTGGGCACATCCTTAGACCGAAAGACCTAAAATTTAATCAGTATATTATAAAGGGTGAAGTTTTATGTACATTGATGATTGTTGTTAGATGTTATCGTACGCTTTAGTGGTTTGGAGTTTTATGTATACTCAATCATTTATTGTTAAAAAATTGCAACTAGATAATACTTTATGTATGCAATACTAGAAGGAGGAAAAACATGTGACATATTATCAAATAAAAAGAAGATGTTATATGCTCACTCATCAATAATAAGAGATTTTTAAGGTCCTTGGTTTCTGTAACTCAACCTTTCTTggatatcaatatatatatatatatatatatatatatatatatatatccaataaAAATGACACTTTATATCATAATATGTTGGTTTGAGAAGTTATATCAAGGAAGTATGCTAAACACAAACTTATAGCTTTAGAAGTGAGATGCATAGCTTATTTAAAACCATCGAATTATGAAATCTTTATAAGAAAATTTACCAAGGAATTATGAATAGTATATCTAACTAGCAAGTCATTAGATATTTCTCATGACAAAAATGCAACCACTTTTTTCCAACAATAATAGTAGCTCAAAGAAGTTGTAATTAATCGACATCAAGTTTCTAGTTGTCAATGAGAGTTTAGGATAGACATTTACTATAAAACACACAAATTTTGATTTAGTGTTTGCATAACCACCAACTAAATATTCAATGCACAAGGTGTTTCATGAGCATACTACTTGTACGAGCGTTCTTATAGATAATAGACGAGTTTAGTGGGAGTACTTATGTATTATGTGTATTATATCCATACATTGTgttataataattttcattatagAGTTGATGGTATTTTTATCATTGTGTTGAATGTAATAACCTACACTACTTATGTTTCATGAGTATATTGTTTGTTTGGGCTTACTAAAGATTATAATTGGACCAACTGAAAATTGACATGTGCAGGGTTACATTATACGTCATGTTCATCCATATTCGATATATGTCATTGAGTGTGTAGGTATAGTGATAATGGTGGTTTAGTCACCttttaaaaatatgaaaaaagtTGTGTTTGTTCGATACTTATGCATAAGATAGATTAGATTGTTTTAAAGAAAATAAAGTTAATTATTTAATAGCAACACATCTAAAGAAGTTTGTAATACAacatataacacccaaatgagagaTTGTTATAAgattttaataataaatatataatatttaaatttattagTCATTAAGATGAGTATTTATGAATATGAGTTAGATATTGTTATTCATTAACAAATTAATTGTCAATAGTATGACATAATTATAGTTGAATGGGCACTTGGGTATTTTGAGGGTGGTCCTAACATACAAAGGAATACAAACACTTTATATTATAGTCTTGATCCACAGTCATCAAAGATTGCTTAAAGGGAAAATAAGGGTCTAAGAAAGACCATCACGCATTGTTTGAATATGCCATTGAAATCCAACACGATACGTTTGATAAATGGGAAAAGTATGAATTTCTTTTATATATTGGTGATTCAGTAATATGGTTCGATCTATGGTTTAATATTTTTCATAACACCAAATACTAAAATTATTTACAAATCAAAATAAGATGTTAGCGTAAATAAGTCCAAAGCTTATAGCATAATCATCATATTTCATATAATACATGGAATCCAATATAATATATTGTGTTGAGTTCAAAAATGAACTTTCCAATACATATAACTTTCTAGAGATGCATCTAGAATGGTGATGTATTTAGAATCTTATGCAGATTGCCCTATCAAGTTTTTTCACGAGCAACTATAGGAAACCAAGTTTATATTTATGATGAAGACATAGTCTGATCGATATATCGTCTTGATTAATTCAGAACCTCATATTAAAAAGTAACACTTTACATTAATATGACTATCTAAATATCTTTAAACTAAGAATACGCATC
This window encodes:
- the LOC111878247 gene encoding topless-related protein 4, translating into MSSLSRELVFLILQFLDEEKFKETVHRLEHESGFFFNMRYFEEMVTNGEWDVVEKYLSGFTKVDDNRYSMKIFFEIQKQKYLEALDKKDRSKAVEILVKDLKVFSAFNEDLFKEITQLLTLENFRDNEQLSKYGDTKSARGIMLGELKKLIEANPLFREKLTFPSLKNSRLRTLINQSLNWQHQLCKNPKPNPDIKTLFIDHSCGQSQPNGARAPSPVTNPLMTSVPKPAGFPPLGAHGPFQAAPPPMATSMTGWMTNPAAVPHPSASAGPIGFAPPNNAAMLKRPRTPPANNPAVDYQTADSEHAFKRTRAFGISDEVNHMHGNILPIAYGGQSHGQSSSSYSSDDLPKAVVMNLNQGSMVMSMDFHPVQQILLLVGTISGEIMIWDLGSREKLVQKDFKVWDIGVCSMPLQASLNNENTASVNRVTWSPDGTLFGVAYSRNIVHIYSYHGGDDLRNHLEIEAHGGNVNDLAFSYPNKQLCIVTCGDDRLIKVWDAVTGAKQYTFEGHEAPVYSVCPHFKENIQFIFSTATDGNIKAWLYDNIGSRVDYDAPGHSSTRMGYSCDGTRLFSCGTNKEGESFIVEWNESEGAVKRTYNGLGKRAMGFVQFDTTKNRFIAAGDEGVVKFWDMDNVNLLTTIDAEGGLPASPFIRFNKEGILLAVSTSENGIKILANQDGVRLLRTMENRSFDASRVASASSMKGLTAMMPTFGGANANAPGGPSMMERVPPMPSMVMMSGESRNLVDRQRIGDEAMEKSRNLKVTEISEPSQCRSSRLPDDTSSAMRVTRLIYTNSGVAVLALAANAVHKLWKWQRNDRNSTGKATASVLPQLWQPVSGILMTNDISETNPEDATACFALSKNDSYVMSASGGKISLFNMMTFKTMTTFMPPPPAATFLAFHPQDNNIIAIGMEDSSIQIYNVRVDEVKTKLKGHHKRITGLAFSNVLNVLVSSGADSQLCVWSTDGWEKQTIKQLQIPGGRVPAAHADTHVQFHQDQTHLLVVHESQIAIFEAPKLDCLKQWGPREASGAITHATYSCDSQSIYVTFEDGSIDILTASTLRLRCRISSTAYLPTNPNSRVYPLVIAAHPSEPNQFALGLTDGGVCIIEPLESEGKWGGSPVVEGGVGPSAAAGGGSAGGGGANATN